One window of the Triticum dicoccoides isolate Atlit2015 ecotype Zavitan chromosome 3B, WEW_v2.0, whole genome shotgun sequence genome contains the following:
- the LOC119276902 gene encoding putative FBD-associated F-box protein At5g53635, translating to MCCVYSPATVSTTSSQRGQIVSSDRPPSYAADAPLRSDEGFDGRAANPSRARRGRGRGGGDGEPPPRSPTPIVNTDGKFDGRAAKRRRAESGGGVGIGDAAAQDRIGELPDAILLCILSYLPLRDAARSTALSLRWRRLFDQYLLDFNACQPFPPEAGRGCEWFIRAVDSILASRRHIRIRSFRFVMYGQGFINRMGVVSGWFPVLATCGVREVDVDMLYTVWRPTLPASLLQLASLETLRLCFCDLPKEAEVDALRLPALKTLRLSNVRTSQDALQGMLAHCPSLECAKLKNITGVKQIRLRSKSLIRLYGDLGYLSELVVEDAPSLEELVGIHLPSGRATVKIISAPKLQVLGYLGKNVGPLVLRDTVFHGGILQSTTLMCSVKTLAIQVPFSEKGHTIFVAQLLKCFPCLEELHVEADSRSISQRVTPESWDTTTSIRCIEHSLNKLVFEDFGGEMCQWGFLTFMLEMAKTLKVVELYCLKGEDCASRLINILSSINRVCQDMEFLFFTSCEPVNGLYLCHCCPRRCQNENRVSLMDTLKHQKK from the exons ATGTGCTGCGTCTACTCCCCCGCCACCGTCTCCACGACCTCGTCGCAGCGAGGTCAGATCGTGTCGTCGGATCGGCCGCCCTCCTACGCCGCCGACGCCCCGCTGCGCTCCGATGAGGGGTTCGACGGCAGGGCGGCCAATCCCTCTCGCGcgaggcgcgggcgcgggcgcggcggcggagatgGCGAGCCCCCGCCGCGTTCCCCGACCCCGATCGTGAACACCGACGGGAAATTCGATGGCAGGGCGGCCAAACGCCGTCGCGCGGAGTCCGGCGGCGGTGTCGGCATCGGCGACGCGGCGGCCCAGGACCGCATCGGCGAACTCCCGGACGCGATCCTGCTGTGCATCCTCTCCTATCTCCCGCTCCGCGACGCCGCCCGTTCGACAGCGCTCTCTTTGCGGTGGCGCCGCCTGTTCGACCAGTATCTCCTCGACTTCAACGCGTGCCAGCCGTTCCCGCCGGAGGCGGGCCGCGGCTGCGAGTGGTTCATCCGCGCCGTGGACTCCATCCTCGCCTCGCGCCGCCACATCCGCATCCGCAGCTTCCGCTTCGTGATGTATGGGCAGGGATTCATCAACCGCATGGGCGTCGTCAGCGGCTGGTTCCCCGTCCTCGCGACCTGCGGTGTCCGAGAAGTCGACGTGGACATGTTGTACACAGTCTGGAGGCCGACCCTCCCAGCGTCGCTCCTTCAGCTCGCCTCCCTCGAAACCCTGAGACTATGCTTCTGCGACCTTCCCAAGGAAGCGGAGGTGGACGCGCTGCGGCTCCCCGCCCTCAAGACGCTTCGCCTGTCCAATGTCCGAACGTCCCAGGACGCCCTGCAGGGGATGCTTGCTCATTGCCCATCCCTGGAGTGCGCAAAGCTCAAGAACATCACCGGGGTCAAGCAAATCCGCCTCCGGTCCAAGAGCCTGATACGGTTGTACGGCGACTTGGGCTACTTGAGTGAGCTCGTTGTCGAGGACGCCCCGAGCCTTGAAGAACTGGTAGGCATCCATTTGCCGAGTGGCAGAGCGACGGTGAAAATTATTTCCGCCCCCAAGCTGCAGGTGCTTGGGTACTTGGGGAAGAACGTCGGGCCTCTCGTGCTGCGTGATACCGTTTTCCAT GGAGGTATCTTGCAGTCCACTACCCTGATGTGCAGCGTGAAGACCTTGGCCATCCAAGTGCCCTTCTCAGAGAAGGGACATACCATCTTCGTTGCTCAGTTGCTCAAATGCTTCCCATGCCTTGAGGAGCTCCATGTCGAG GCAGATAGTCGATCAATTTCGCAGCGGGTTACTCCTGAATCATGGGACACGACAACTTCTATCCGGTGCATCGAGCATTCGCTCAACAAATTGGTGTTCGAGGATTTTGGAGGAGAAATGTGCCAGTGGGGCTTTCTGACTTTTATGCTTGAGATGGCTAAAACTCTTAAGGTCGTCGAGCTCTACTGTTTGAAAGGCGAAGACTGTGCCAGTAGACTAATAAATATTCTAAGCAGCATAAATAGAGTCTGCCAGGACATGGAGTTCCTGTTCTTCACAAGTTGTGAGCCAGTCAATGGTCTCTACTTGTGCCATTGCTGTCCCCGGCGGTGCCAGAATGAAAACAGAGTTTCGCTGATGGATACTCTGAAGCACCAGAAAAAATAG